One segment of Arcobacter sp. LA11 DNA contains the following:
- a CDS encoding class II SORL domain-containing protein: MPKINKYVDIDTVEREAKKDLIDRHSPFIHCNETAKAGEPFEVTVKMGNEYTHPDDFDHYIESVTLYNGDVQLAKASYVPGTLGNVKAHNTTTFTIIPNGKKLNLVAHGYCTKHGIWEGTPVEVAVQA; the protein is encoded by the coding sequence ATGCCAAAAATTAACAAATATGTTGATATTGATACTGTAGAAAGAGAAGCAAAGAAAGATTTAATTGATAGACACTCACCGTTTATCCACTGTAATGAAACTGCAAAAGCAGGTGAACCATTTGAAGTTACTGTTAAAATGGGTAACGAATATACTCATCCAGATGATTTTGATCACTATATTGAGTCTGTAACTTTATATAACGGTGATGTACAATTAGCAAAAGCTTCTTATGTTCCAGGAACATTAGGAAATGTTAAAGCACATAACACTACAACTTTTACAATTATTCCAAATGGTAAAAAATTAAACTTAGTAGCTCATGGTTACTGTACAAAACATGGTATCTGGGAAGGTACACCTGTAGAAGTAGCTGTTCAAGCTTAA
- the truD gene encoding tRNA pseudouridine(13) synthase TruD encodes MEQLQRYLSHSKIDVVFKQNRDDFVVTEIPLYEFSGEGEHIIIKFRKKDLTTWDAVQIFSEQLGCKSRDIGYAGLKDKNAMTIQNISVPKSCEEKLKMFKHDNIKVLETTRHNNKMKVGHLKGNKFFIRLKRVNLIDSKKIQEAVQKIATFGMPNYFGFQRFGIEGDNYKKGKAIIDGELKEKNRKLKQMYINAYQSYLFNHWLSKRIEISKLVDAFEPKEIFEKLELPLDIVKNMKKQEHPFKLLTGDLMSHYPFGRIFHIEKLEEEAEKFYNRDRVATGLLCGKRVKKSEGLAQNIEKDFDEKMNEDGARRFSWVFPDEIETNYKEEKNWMEIQFSLPKGSYATEFIAEVIH; translated from the coding sequence TTGGAACAGTTACAAAGGTATTTGAGTCATTCAAAAATAGATGTTGTATTTAAGCAGAATAGAGATGATTTTGTGGTTACAGAGATTCCCTTATATGAATTTAGTGGTGAAGGTGAACATATTATTATCAAGTTTAGAAAAAAAGATTTAACAACATGGGATGCTGTTCAAATATTCTCTGAACAATTAGGGTGTAAAAGTAGAGATATAGGTTATGCAGGATTAAAAGATAAAAATGCAATGACTATACAAAATATTTCAGTTCCAAAATCATGTGAAGAAAAATTAAAAATGTTTAAACATGATAATATAAAAGTTTTAGAAACTACTAGACACAACAATAAAATGAAAGTTGGACATTTAAAAGGTAATAAGTTTTTTATTAGATTAAAAAGAGTTAATCTAATAGATTCTAAGAAAATTCAAGAAGCGGTACAAAAAATAGCTACTTTTGGTATGCCAAATTACTTTGGGTTTCAACGATTTGGAATTGAAGGTGATAATTATAAAAAAGGTAAAGCTATTATAGATGGTGAATTAAAAGAAAAAAATAGAAAACTAAAACAGATGTATATAAATGCATATCAGAGTTATTTGTTTAATCATTGGCTATCAAAGAGAATTGAAATCTCAAAACTAGTTGATGCTTTTGAACCAAAAGAGATTTTTGAAAAATTAGAATTGCCTTTAGATATTGTTAAAAATATGAAAAAACAAGAACATCCTTTTAAGCTTCTAACAGGTGATTTAATGAGCCATTATCCTTTTGGTAGAATTTTTCATATTGAAAAGTTAGAAGAAGAAGCAGAGAAATTTTATAATAGAGATAGGGTGGCAACTGGTCTTTTATGTGGAAAAAGAGTTAAAAAATCAGAAGGCTTAGCTCAAAATATAGAAAAAGATTTTGATGAAAAAATGAATGAAGATGGTGCAAGAAGATTTTCTTGGGTTTTTCCAGATGAGATAGAGACAAATTATAAAGAAGAAAAAAACTGGATGGAAATACAGTTTTCTTTACCAAAAGGTTCTTACGCAACAGAATTTATTGCAGAAGTTATTCATTAA
- a CDS encoding D-alanine--D-alanine ligase codes for MKIGIVFGSKSYEHEISIVSAIAMKDVLKDELIYIFCDQNRDFYHIPTNTIKSKLFSSGEYKKCDVLTIKKGGFTKKAMFGEKSLDVDVILNITHGGDGEDGLLASIFEFNNLPYIGPRKSACAVSFNKFLTKGYAHSVNVKTIQYKYYTKADPVNVVQFPVIIKPVTLGSSIGVSIVKTQEELEYALDVAYEFDDAIIIEPFIAGIKEYNLAGTKINGEFKFSIIEEPQKAEFLDFDKKYLDFARTSTALKADISEDVEEKIKESFKKIYNTLFDGSLIRCDFFVQNDEVYLNEINPIPGSMSNYLFEDFNDTLTSLAKSLPKEKDIKITYEYVNKIQASKGK; via the coding sequence TTGAAAATAGGTATAGTTTTTGGAAGTAAATCTTATGAACATGAGATTTCAATAGTTTCTGCAATTGCAATGAAAGATGTTTTGAAAGATGAACTAATTTATATTTTTTGTGATCAAAACAGAGATTTTTATCATATACCAACAAATACAATAAAATCAAAACTATTTAGTTCTGGTGAATACAAAAAATGTGATGTATTAACAATAAAAAAAGGTGGCTTTACAAAAAAAGCTATGTTTGGTGAAAAATCATTAGATGTAGATGTTATTTTAAATATCACTCATGGTGGCGATGGAGAAGATGGACTTTTAGCTTCAATATTTGAGTTTAATAACCTTCCATATATAGGTCCAAGAAAATCTGCTTGTGCAGTTAGTTTCAATAAATTTTTAACAAAAGGTTATGCACATAGTGTAAATGTAAAAACAATTCAATACAAATATTATACAAAAGCTGACCCTGTAAATGTAGTACAATTTCCAGTAATTATAAAACCAGTTACGTTAGGAAGTTCTATTGGTGTTTCTATTGTGAAAACTCAAGAAGAATTGGAATATGCACTTGATGTTGCATATGAGTTTGATGATGCAATTATTATTGAACCATTTATTGCAGGAATCAAAGAATATAATCTTGCGGGTACTAAAATAAATGGAGAGTTTAAATTTTCTATTATTGAAGAACCACAAAAAGCTGAGTTTCTAGATTTTGATAAAAAGTATTTAGACTTTGCTAGAACTTCAACTGCTCTAAAAGCTGATATAAGTGAAGATGTTGAAGAAAAAATAAAAGAATCATTTAAAAAGATTTATAATACTTTATTTGATGGTTCGCTTATAAGATGTGACTTTTTTGTTCAAAATGATGAAGTATATTTAAATGAAATAAATCCAATTCCTGGTTCTATGTCAAACTATCTTTTTGAAGATTTCAATGATACTTTAACATCTTTAGCAAAATCTTTACCAAAAGAAAAAGATATCAAAATTACATACGAATATGTAAACAAAATCCAAGCTTCTAAAGGTAAATAA
- a CDS encoding thiamine-phosphate kinase — translation MNKEDFFINEFDKSSKFIGDDGALIGEYVYSMDAFFENVHFKKEWMSLKQIARKAMLVNISDAIAMNAKPKYALLSVAIPKDYSKKDLKELASGFKEVASEYGIKIIGGDTISNEKLDISITIVSKTKKAILRRGVKKNDYLCYTGDLGSCRKDLNTLLIGGKISKNSKFIEPQLKADFFYDVSKYINASMDISDGLFFELERMSKQSKVGFKFFHYIDKSIGCSGEEYELLFSFSQKNRAAIEKIASKHNIRLNIFAKAVNGKYKSDCKNHHFK, via the coding sequence ATGAACAAAGAAGATTTTTTTATAAATGAGTTTGATAAAAGCTCAAAATTTATTGGAGATGATGGTGCCTTAATAGGTGAATATGTATATAGTATGGATGCTTTTTTTGAAAATGTACATTTTAAAAAAGAGTGGATGAGTTTAAAACAAATTGCTAGAAAAGCAATGCTTGTAAATATTTCAGATGCAATTGCAATGAATGCAAAGCCAAAATATGCACTTTTAAGTGTAGCTATTCCAAAAGATTATTCTAAAAAAGATTTAAAAGAGTTAGCTTCAGGTTTTAAAGAAGTAGCATCTGAATATGGTATAAAGATTATTGGTGGAGATACAATTTCAAATGAAAAGCTTGATATTTCAATTACAATTGTTTCAAAAACAAAAAAAGCTATCTTAAGAAGAGGCGTTAAGAAAAACGATTATTTATGTTATACAGGTGACTTAGGAAGTTGTAGAAAAGATTTAAATACTCTTTTAATAGGTGGAAAGATTTCAAAGAATTCAAAATTTATAGAACCTCAATTAAAAGCAGACTTTTTTTACGATGTTTCAAAATATATAAATGCCTCAATGGATATTTCAGATGGATTATTTTTTGAGTTAGAAAGAATGTCAAAGCAAAGTAAAGTAGGGTTTAAATTTTTTCATTATATTGATAAAAGTATTGGATGTTCTGGTGAAGAGTATGAACTTTTATTTTCTTTCTCACAAAAAAATAGAGCAGCAATTGAAAAAATAGCAAGCAAACATAATATTAGATTAAATATATTTGCAAAAGCAGTAAATGGAAAATATAAAAGTGATTGTAAAAATCACCATTTTAAATAA
- a CDS encoding HDOD domain-containing protein — MNESIIEKIESLPPLPKTITEIEEFRQSSEKEAFELLKIIEKDALIVSTLLKVSNSAMFGFRSKVETASKAINLLGINFTISIAIGGTVQNLLKTNLSVYGINSDDFMRASNLATTLTSMWLTKVSFDLKEELVLPALLQEAGKFILADVIDSEGKTEEFKTLLSSGKTLAEAEKEVSGMTTSQITASIFKHWKLSDNLINVIEFVDDIENCDSEYENRTEILDVIKTICNITDPLSEENIQKGIAKATRYGLDVKNLESAVEKLQDRLLDE, encoded by the coding sequence TTGAACGAAAGTATTATAGAAAAGATTGAATCTCTACCCCCTTTACCAAAGACAATTACAGAAATTGAAGAGTTTCGGCAAAGTAGTGAAAAAGAGGCATTTGAATTACTAAAAATTATTGAAAAAGATGCATTGATTGTATCAACACTTTTAAAGGTTTCTAACTCTGCAATGTTTGGTTTTAGAAGTAAAGTTGAAACAGCGAGCAAAGCTATTAATTTATTAGGAATAAACTTTACTATATCTATTGCAATAGGTGGAACAGTACAAAATCTATTAAAAACAAACTTATCTGTTTATGGAATAAATAGTGATGATTTTATGAGAGCGTCAAATCTAGCAACAACTCTTACATCAATGTGGCTTACAAAAGTTTCGTTTGATTTAAAAGAAGAGCTAGTTTTACCTGCTTTATTACAAGAAGCTGGAAAATTTATCCTTGCAGATGTAATTGATAGTGAAGGGAAAACAGAAGAGTTTAAAACTTTACTTTCTTCTGGTAAAACTTTAGCAGAAGCAGAAAAAGAAGTTTCTGGAATGACAACATCTCAAATCACTGCTAGTATTTTTAAGCATTGGAAATTAAGTGATAATTTAATTAATGTTATTGAGTTTGTTGATGATATTGAAAATTGTGATAGTGAATATGAAAATAGAACTGAAATACTTGATGTTATAAAAACTATTTGTAATATCACTGATCCCTTAAGTGAAGAAAATATTCAAAAAGGTATTGCAAAAGCTACAAGATATGGTTTAGATGTTAAAAATCTTGAATCAGCAGTAGAAAAATTACAAGACAGATTGTTAGATGAGTAA
- a CDS encoding methyl-accepting chemotaxis protein, which yields MLELITKKISNKIIVSLFILMSLTSLTVTYITTEQVRKDSIVTTKENLEMLNTAMFQSLRNAMNTGDSVQIKNAEEEARQIKGVTNLTIAKSKPLIEMYSPGEKFTTDPNIVSSFKTKKELLLEIDNEKGHSLRMIKPMIATKDCLLCHANQAEGDIVGIMDLTFSLNESDSRISDLVVEILIMSTLLGWVTIGLILIIVKRATKPIGSLKEGFQNLLDSNDSNIKLKIESKDEIGEVANLFNSYMDKVNEGLRQDELVIEEANDILEKTGNGFFVYSVQSTASNPYVEDLKNKLNTMILNTKETLDKINVTLRNYSESKFDYKINDKGIYGDLGSLTAGIKLVGNNTSEILAMIMNTGDSLNENTHTLSNASNNLSKSSSQQAASLEETAAALEEITANIQGNTQASMEMAELANNVTSSAQNGQNLANRTAGAMDEINTQVSSINEAIEVIDQIAFQTNILSLNAAVEAATAGEAGKGFAVVAQEVRNLASRSAEAAKEIKEIVERATDKASDGKKISDEMIAGYEELNTNISATIGKIEDVATASKEQERGITQINDAVNLLDQATQQNAQVAEEISDMSNKIANMSSSLVTAASRASFLEEAREEVCNVDLVYDTAKLKVNVLGLKDKVYSKLGTYENWTTKNCDTITDWMEEYVNINPNANNQSLEDLKTLNSNLTLKLQALINGNANKESNLVLNEKAKEVEIESLRIFGSLNRLKKDACKR from the coding sequence ATGCTAGAATTAATAACTAAAAAAATAAGCAATAAAATTATTGTTTCTCTTTTTATTTTAATGTCATTAACAAGTTTAACAGTGACCTATATCACGACTGAGCAAGTCAGAAAAGACTCCATTGTCACAACAAAAGAAAATCTTGAAATGTTAAATACAGCTATGTTTCAAAGCCTTAGAAATGCAATGAATACAGGTGACTCAGTACAAATTAAAAATGCGGAAGAAGAAGCAAGGCAAATTAAAGGTGTTACAAATTTAACTATTGCAAAAAGTAAGCCTCTTATAGAAATGTATTCACCTGGTGAAAAATTTACAACAGACCCTAATATAGTATCTTCATTTAAAACAAAAAAAGAGCTTTTACTAGAAATTGACAATGAGAAAGGTCATTCTTTAAGAATGATCAAACCTATGATTGCAACAAAAGACTGTTTATTATGTCATGCAAATCAAGCAGAAGGTGATATTGTTGGTATCATGGATTTAACATTCTCTTTAAATGAATCAGATAGTAGAATCAGTGATTTAGTAGTAGAGATTTTGATTATGTCAACACTACTAGGATGGGTAACGATTGGACTTATTCTTATAATTGTAAAAAGAGCTACTAAACCTATTGGTTCATTAAAAGAAGGTTTTCAAAACTTATTAGACTCAAATGACTCAAATATTAAACTAAAAATAGAATCAAAAGATGAAATAGGAGAAGTTGCTAATTTATTTAATTCATATATGGATAAAGTAAATGAAGGGCTAAGACAAGATGAGCTAGTTATTGAAGAAGCAAACGATATCTTAGAAAAAACAGGAAATGGTTTCTTTGTATATAGTGTTCAATCTACAGCTTCAAATCCATATGTTGAGGATTTAAAAAATAAATTAAATACTATGATTTTAAATACGAAAGAAACGCTTGATAAAATCAATGTAACTCTTAGAAATTATTCTGAATCAAAATTTGACTATAAAATAAATGACAAAGGTATTTATGGAGACTTAGGTTCTTTAACAGCAGGTATTAAACTTGTTGGAAATAATACTTCAGAGATCTTAGCTATGATTATGAATACTGGTGATTCATTAAATGAGAATACGCATACATTATCAAATGCATCAAATAACTTATCTAAATCATCAAGTCAACAAGCTGCATCATTAGAAGAAACTGCAGCAGCATTAGAAGAGATTACAGCTAATATCCAAGGAAATACTCAAGCTTCTATGGAAATGGCAGAATTGGCGAACAATGTTACTTCATCTGCACAAAATGGTCAAAACCTTGCAAATAGAACAGCAGGTGCTATGGATGAAATAAATACCCAAGTAAGTTCAATCAATGAAGCGATTGAAGTAATCGACCAAATTGCATTCCAAACAAATATCTTATCACTAAATGCTGCGGTTGAAGCGGCAACAGCTGGTGAAGCCGGAAAAGGGTTTGCTGTAGTTGCACAAGAAGTAAGAAACCTTGCAAGTAGATCAGCAGAAGCTGCTAAAGAGATTAAAGAAATCGTAGAAAGAGCTACAGATAAAGCAAGTGATGGTAAAAAAATCTCTGATGAAATGATTGCCGGATATGAAGAATTAAATACTAATATTAGTGCAACAATTGGAAAAATTGAAGATGTTGCAACTGCATCAAAAGAACAAGAAAGAGGTATCACTCAAATAAATGATGCTGTGAATTTACTAGATCAAGCAACACAACAAAATGCTCAAGTAGCAGAAGAAATTTCTGACATGTCAAATAAAATTGCGAATATGTCTAGTTCACTTGTTACTGCTGCATCTAGAGCTAGTTTCTTAGAAGAAGCGAGAGAAGAAGTTTGTAATGTTGACTTAGTTTATGATACTGCAAAACTAAAAGTAAATGTTTTAGGATTAAAAGATAAGGTATATAGTAAATTAGGAACTTATGAAAACTGGACAACTAAAAATTGTGATACGATTACAGATTGGATGGAGGAATATGTAAATATAAATCCAAATGCAAATAATCAATCACTAGAAGATTTAAAAACATTAAATAGTAACTTGACATTGAAACTTCAGGCACTAATCAATGGAAATGCAAATAAAGAATCAAATCTAGTATTAAATGAAAAAGCTAAAGAAGTGGAAATAGAATCTTTAAGAATCTTTGGAAGCTTAAATCGTCTTAAAAAAGATGCATGTAAAAGATAA
- a CDS encoding pyrimidine/purine nucleoside phosphorylase, producing the protein MEFNNISIAKEANILYEGNITSRSITFEDGSKKTLGIMLEGEYELNTVNKAIIDINSGTLEVMLPAEDWVEYVGPASIEIAQNSKYKLKVTSLVDYCCSFIKESY; encoded by the coding sequence ATGGAGTTCAATAACATTTCTATTGCAAAAGAAGCAAATATTTTGTATGAAGGAAATATTACAAGTAGAAGTATTACATTTGAAGATGGTAGTAAAAAAACTTTAGGTATTATGCTTGAAGGTGAATACGAATTAAATACTGTTAATAAAGCAATTATAGATATAAACTCAGGTACTTTAGAAGTAATGTTACCAGCCGAAGACTGGGTTGAATACGTAGGTCCAGCAAGTATTGAGATCGCACAAAATTCTAAATATAAATTAAAAGTAACATCTTTAGTTGACTATTGTTGTTCTTTTATAAAAGAATCTTACTAA
- the recO gene encoding recombination protein RecO: protein MQGYIIDIKAVKDDDLIVSILAENHIYTTYRFYGARHSNINIGYKIDFELETSLKGSIPRLKDVMQLGFQWIFDNEKLYCWQRFIKLFYPHLKDVEEIDDFYFKLLDKLSHKMIKQNPKRAICKSYLKLLKQEGRLHTDFNCFLCECNIEGEISLVRSFMPVHPSCTYSKKFKFEKIEELLLDKSLISFEDEEVDYLWNIVLQGL from the coding sequence ATGCAAGGCTATATAATTGATATCAAAGCAGTTAAAGATGATGATTTAATCGTCTCAATATTAGCTGAAAATCATATTTACACAACTTATAGATTTTATGGAGCTAGGCATTCTAATATAAATATCGGATATAAAATTGACTTTGAATTAGAAACTAGTTTAAAAGGTTCAATTCCAAGACTCAAAGATGTTATGCAATTAGGTTTTCAGTGGATATTTGACAATGAAAAACTTTATTGTTGGCAAAGATTTATAAAACTATTTTATCCCCATTTAAAAGATGTTGAAGAGATTGATGATTTTTATTTTAAACTATTAGATAAATTATCTCATAAAATGATTAAACAAAATCCCAAAAGAGCTATTTGTAAAAGCTATTTAAAACTACTTAAACAAGAAGGAAGATTACACACAGATTTTAATTGTTTTTTATGCGAATGTAATATTGAAGGTGAGATATCTTTAGTGAGAAGTTTTATGCCAGTTCATCCTTCATGTACGTATAGCAAAAAATTTAAATTTGAAAAAATTGAAGAACTTTTACTTGATAAAAGTCTAATATCATTTGAAGATGAAGAGGTCGATTACTTATGGAATATCGTACTTCAAGGTTTATAA
- the ruvA gene encoding Holliday junction branch migration protein RuvA — MIVGLEGNIEKKEPTLLNLNVNGIIYEVFVSINCSSKIVNNKIKLFITHIIREDSQTLYGFLDSNEKKLFDTVIKINGVGPKVALAICSTFTPTSFSQIVSSNDVSMLKRVPGIGPKGASRILVELSGFIIDGDEEGENSASSSLEASLALESLGFKKDIVSKVLKTCDATSTSDLVKQALKKLQK, encoded by the coding sequence ATGATAGTAGGCTTAGAAGGCAATATAGAAAAAAAAGAACCAACGTTATTAAATTTAAATGTGAATGGAATTATATATGAAGTTTTTGTTTCTATTAACTGTAGTTCAAAAATTGTTAATAACAAAATAAAGTTATTTATTACGCATATCATAAGGGAAGACTCTCAAACACTCTATGGTTTTCTAGATTCAAATGAAAAAAAACTATTTGATACAGTTATAAAAATAAATGGAGTAGGTCCAAAAGTTGCCCTTGCAATTTGTTCTACATTTACTCCAACTTCATTTTCACAAATAGTAAGCTCAAATGATGTATCAATGTTAAAAAGAGTCCCAGGTATTGGGCCTAAAGGTGCAAGTAGAATTCTTGTAGAGTTATCAGGGTTTATTATTGATGGGGATGAAGAAGGAGAAAATAGTGCTTCATCTTCTTTAGAAGCCTCTTTGGCTTTAGAATCTTTAGGGTTTAAAAAAGATATAGTATCAAAAGTATTAAAGACTTGTGATGCAACTTCAACAAGTGATTTAGTTAAACAAGCACTTAAAAAATTACAAAAATAA